In Spiroplasma sp. SV19, one DNA window encodes the following:
- a CDS encoding EAL domain-containing protein encodes MRNYFARFVIYYQAVIGGVFAILVIIAQGLIPVFVPPKAGETNTMIVINIFLPIIVCWMIGVFISYLSTILYTIIIFTFLFGILPYLPNNYFLPLVDTSNIIMISILYGLSLIIIFISWFFKWTKWTSWSLLALASFITTSIIILIQSRIMVVSANLVKELHVLVWITMSYFAYSICGIIELIYIHALKLQNIIEYDRNSYVREALAHDAIYNVIHKNKIRHGIYFTFMINNVEKLDRFLSSSIKNKIIDLISNQVFTLWKDQNVLFFKASLNHFGIFVPLDQAKKLNIGNILLHNKSKLRPEADLLKEFEILLSQVNTSFILKNYKIIVKLQGYASLYGLQSNNLDKLKEYNIATADNRLNIEYLNQVIFVDPEHIKELSNQKRSILALNEHTQLEKIVSLYSPIVNVNNDFKLVYHYSNNLVDGVDSDTIFTKNINNFGGLVHETMLVRFNAALNIKNFRKLDNYLEQKLFITYPASFIASEQFNLKKFATKLIELKIKPSNLILTFDLMETGFDPEQFKKNLTAIKNIGIEVAVKNFGGIDTELNSLYFYEPNYAIFAPTIIREMFIHLHYQNLIKEYIILAKKIDVILIAPQVNSYLGYSKLKELQIDYMFGSLFGVYDEPQLEVSREIKLALLKNKMKGLQNETKK; translated from the coding sequence GTGCGAAATTATTTTGCTCGTTTTGTTATTTATTATCAAGCAGTGATTGGTGGTGTTTTTGCCATTTTAGTTATTATTGCGCAAGGTTTAATTCCGGTTTTTGTTCCCCCAAAAGCGGGTGAAACCAATACGATGATTGTTATTAATATCTTTTTGCCAATAATAGTTTGTTGGATGATTGGTGTTTTTATTTCCTATTTATCAACAATTTTATATACTATTATTATTTTTACCTTTTTATTTGGAATATTACCGTATCTACCTAATAACTATTTTTTACCCTTAGTTGACACATCTAATATTATTATGATTTCAATTCTTTATGGTTTAAGTTTAATTATTATTTTTATTAGTTGATTTTTTAAATGAACAAAATGAACAAGTTGGTCATTATTAGCACTAGCTTCTTTTATCACAACATCGATTATTATTTTAATTCAATCTCGAATTATGGTTGTCTCTGCGAATTTAGTAAAAGAACTTCATGTTTTAGTGTGAATTACGATGAGTTATTTTGCTTATAGTATTTGTGGAATTATTGAATTAATTTATATCCATGCTTTAAAATTACAAAATATTATTGAATATGATCGCAACAGTTATGTTCGTGAAGCATTGGCACATGATGCTATTTATAATGTTATTCATAAAAATAAAATTCGACATGGTATTTACTTTACCTTTATGATTAATAATGTTGAAAAACTAGATCGTTTTTTAAGCAGTAGTATTAAAAATAAAATTATTGATTTAATTTCAAATCAAGTTTTTACTTTATGAAAAGATCAAAATGTCTTATTTTTTAAAGCAAGTTTAAATCATTTTGGAATTTTTGTGCCACTTGATCAAGCCAAAAAACTTAATATTGGCAACATTTTATTGCATAACAAAAGTAAATTACGACCAGAAGCTGACTTATTAAAAGAATTTGAGATTTTGTTAAGCCAAGTTAATACTAGTTTTATTTTAAAAAATTACAAAATAATTGTTAAATTACAAGGATATGCTTCGTTATATGGTTTGCAATCAAATAATTTAGATAAGTTGAAAGAATATAACATTGCTACTGCGGATAACCGTCTTAATATTGAATATTTAAATCAAGTTATTTTTGTTGATCCCGAACATATTAAAGAGTTATCAAATCAAAAGCGGAGTATTTTGGCTTTAAATGAACATACTCAATTAGAAAAAATTGTTAGTTTATATTCACCAATTGTTAATGTTAATAATGATTTTAAATTGGTTTACCATTATAGTAATAATTTAGTAGATGGCGTTGATAGTGATACAATTTTTACTAAAAATATTAATAATTTTGGTGGTCTTGTTCATGAAACAATGTTAGTTCGTTTTAATGCAGCTTTAAATATTAAAAATTTTCGGAAGTTGGATAATTATTTAGAACAAAAGTTATTTATTACTTATCCCGCTAGTTTTATCGCTAGTGAACAATTTAATTTAAAAAAATTTGCCACAAAATTAATTGAATTAAAAATTAAGCCTTCAAATTTGATTTTGACATTTGATTTGATGGAAACTGGTTTTGACCCAGAACAGTTTAAAAAAAATCTAACTGCAATCAAAAACATTGGAATTGAAGTGGCAGTTAAAAATTTTGGGGGAATTGATACGGAATTAAATAGTTTGTATTTTTATGAACCTAATTATGCTATTTTTGCCCCAACTATTATTCGTGAAATGTTTATTCATTTACATTATCAAAACTTAATTAAAGAGTATATTATTTTAGCAAAAAAAATTGATGTTATTTTAATTGCCCCACAAGTTAATAGTTATTTAGGGTATAGTAAATTAAAAGAATTACAAATCGATTATATGTTTGGTTCATTGTTTGGGGTTTATGATGAACCGCAACTTGAAGTTAGCCGTGAGATAAAATTAGCTTTATTAAAGAATAAAATGAAAGGATTACAAAATGAGACTAAGAAATAA
- the trmB gene encoding tRNA (guanosine(46)-N7)-methyltransferase TrmB — protein sequence MRLRNKPWAQEYIESNPTVAIQNPTKYQGQWAKTVFKNNHPLNIEIGTGKGDFIVALAKKYPEQNFLAIERYVSVSVLALKKIVAADLINLKIITFDAVMLLDIFAPQEINKIYLNFSDPWPKARHEKRRLTSKKFLEFYQLILQPNGEIHFKTDNDQLFAYSFESFQANNWKIIDYTTDLYHSKYLENNIPTEYERRFVQLGENINYLCAQKASP from the coding sequence ATGAGACTAAGAAATAAACCTTGGGCCCAAGAATATATTGAAAGCAATCCAACTGTTGCCATCCAAAATCCAACAAAATATCAAGGACAATGAGCGAAAACTGTTTTTAAAAACAATCATCCATTAAATATTGAAATCGGAACGGGGAAGGGTGACTTTATTGTTGCATTAGCAAAAAAATATCCAGAACAAAATTTTTTAGCAATTGAGCGCTATGTTTCAGTTTCGGTTTTGGCTTTAAAAAAAATTGTTGCTGCAGATTTAATAAATTTAAAAATTATTACTTTTGATGCTGTTATGTTATTAGATATTTTTGCTCCGCAGGAAATTAATAAGATTTATTTAAATTTTTCTGATCCCTGGCCAAAGGCCCGTCATGAAAAACGCCGGTTAACTAGTAAAAAATTTTTAGAATTTTACCAATTAATTTTACAGCCAAATGGTGAAATTCATTTCAAAACAGATAATGACCAGTTATTTGCTTATTCATTTGAGTCTTTTCAAGCAAATAATTGAAAAATTATTGATTATACGACTGATTTATATCATAGTAAGTATCTTGAAAATAATATTCCAACTGAATATGAGCGTCGCTTTGTTCAACTTGGAGAAAATATTAACTATCTTTGTGCTCAAAAAGCGTCACCTTAA
- a CDS encoding YigZ family protein, whose amino-acid sequence MQELKENSTIINEINIKKSRFICLLQKVTSEKAALAFIKANQQLSATHNCYAYIIGKNQNIIRKYDDGEPTNTAGKPILDILLHYHLTNVVCLVIRYFGGIKLGAGGLIRAYANSVKMNLKNRELVPYLETIEITMQFPISKIKIVDEYLNYHYQIIQITKTFNAPISYTFRLATTEIPALRLWANNHAIKVTLFEHKDS is encoded by the coding sequence ATGCAAGAGTTAAAAGAAAATAGCACTATTATTAATGAAATAAATATTAAAAAGTCACGTTTTATTTGTTTGCTCCAAAAAGTTACCTCTGAAAAAGCGGCGCTTGCCTTTATTAAAGCAAATCAGCAATTAAGCGCAACTCATAATTGTTATGCTTATATTATTGGAAAAAATCAAAATATTATCCGAAAATATGATGATGGTGAACCAACCAATACGGCCGGAAAACCAATTTTAGATATTTTATTACATTATCATCTCACCAATGTTGTTTGTTTAGTTATTCGCTATTTTGGTGGTATTAAACTAGGTGCAGGCGGGTTAATCCGTGCTTATGCAAACAGTGTTAAGATGAATTTAAAAAATAGGGAATTAGTGCCCTATTTAGAAACTATAGAAATTACTATGCAATTTCCTATTAGTAAAATTAAAATTGTTGATGAATATTTAAATTATCATTATCAGATAATTCAAATTACAAAAACTTTTAATGCACCAATTAGTTATACATTTCGTCTTGCAACAACAGAGATTCCCGCTTTGAGACTATGAGCAAACAACCATGCAATTAAGGTGACGCTTTTTGAGCACAAAGATAGTTAA
- a CDS encoding uracil-DNA glycosylase → MWIKYAVGWREFFDNEIKKPYFQQLLKNIDSEYEKNICYPAKTDIFRLFTLIEPKDIKVVIIGQDPYHGPGQANGLAFSVNAGVKNPPSLVNIFHELKKDLGVDHHASGNLDHWVKEGVFLYNTIGSVVAKTPLSHKDIGWTTFSQNLIIYLNQIRDDIIYVLWGNYAKQYSEYITNKSNIIKGSHPSPFSYNLFKDQQFFLKINNLLLKNKKNIIEWKM, encoded by the coding sequence ATGTGAATAAAGTATGCAGTTGGTTGAAGAGAGTTTTTTGATAATGAAATTAAAAAACCATATTTTCAACAATTGTTAAAAAATATTGATAGTGAGTATGAGAAAAATATTTGTTATCCTGCAAAAACAGATATTTTTCGGTTATTTACTTTAATTGAACCAAAAGATATTAAAGTTGTGATTATTGGCCAAGATCCATACCACGGACCAGGGCAAGCTAATGGGTTAGCTTTTAGTGTTAATGCTGGTGTTAAAAATCCACCAAGTTTAGTTAATATTTTTCATGAATTGAAAAAAGATTTAGGGGTTGATCACCATGCTAGCGGTAATCTAGATCATTGAGTTAAAGAAGGTGTTTTTTTATATAATACCATTGGGAGTGTTGTTGCCAAGACCCCACTAAGCCATAAAGATATTGGTTGGACAACTTTTAGTCAGAATTTAATTATTTATTTAAATCAAATTCGGGATGACATTATTTATGTTTTATGAGGTAATTATGCGAAACAATATAGTGAGTATATTACGAACAAAAGTAATATTATTAAGGGTTCGCATCCATCACCTTTTAGTTATAATTTATTTAAAGACCAACAGTTTTTTCTTAAAATTAATAATTTGCTTTTAAAAAATAAAAAAAACATAATTGAATGAAAAATGTAA
- the glyA gene encoding serine hydroxymethyltransferase: protein MKVNPQIKELINLELKRQQDHIELIASENYVSEAVLAVTGSILTNKYAEGYPFHRYYGGCEYIDQVEQLAIDKVKELFQAEHANVQAHSGSQANASAYYALLQPHDTILAMDLAAGGHLTHGHKVNFSGRLYNFYSYGVDPKTEMLDYDEIEKIALEVKPKLIVAGASAYSREIDFKKFRIIADKVGALLMVDMAHIAGLVAAGLHQSPIPYADVVTSTTHKTLRGPRGGLILSKQKWAKKIDSAVFPGNQGGPLEHVIAAKAQCFLEALEPAFNQYQAEIVNNAKVLATTLKGKNLRLVADGTDNHLLMVDVKSSLGISGQQAEEILQKIGIICNKNMIPFDQESPVVTSGIRLGTAAMTTRGFGSKEFQQIGEIIYHVLKEPTEENITKYQEEVKKLLHDFPIYLNWTLAE, encoded by the coding sequence ATGAAAGTAAACCCGCAAATTAAGGAGCTAATTAATTTAGAATTAAAACGTCAACAAGATCATATTGAATTAATTGCTTCGGAAAATTATGTTAGTGAAGCAGTTTTGGCTGTGACAGGTTCAATTTTAACAAATAAATATGCTGAAGGATATCCGTTTCATCGTTATTATGGTGGATGTGAGTACATTGATCAAGTTGAACAATTAGCAATTGATAAGGTGAAAGAATTGTTTCAAGCGGAACACGCCAATGTGCAAGCCCATTCTGGTAGTCAAGCAAATGCATCAGCCTATTATGCTTTATTACAACCGCATGATACAATTTTAGCAATGGACTTAGCAGCAGGTGGACATTTAACGCATGGTCATAAGGTCAATTTTTCTGGTCGCTTATATAATTTTTATAGTTATGGTGTTGATCCAAAAACAGAAATGTTAGATTATGATGAAATTGAAAAAATTGCTTTAGAAGTTAAACCGAAATTAATTGTTGCTGGAGCAAGTGCTTATTCACGTGAAATTGATTTTAAAAAATTTCGCATTATTGCTGATAAGGTTGGAGCCTTATTAATGGTTGATATGGCCCATATTGCGGGGTTGGTTGCAGCTGGTTTGCACCAATCACCGATTCCATATGCTGATGTTGTTACTTCAACAACCCATAAAACATTACGTGGACCACGTGGTGGTTTAATTTTATCAAAACAAAAATGAGCTAAAAAAATTGATAGTGCTGTTTTTCCTGGTAATCAAGGTGGACCGTTAGAACATGTGATTGCGGCAAAAGCACAATGCTTTTTAGAAGCATTAGAGCCAGCATTTAACCAATATCAAGCTGAAATTGTCAATAATGCAAAAGTGTTAGCGACAACGTTAAAAGGTAAAAATCTGCGTTTGGTTGCTGATGGGACTGACAATCATTTGCTAATGGTGGATGTAAAAAGTAGTTTAGGTATATCAGGACAGCAGGCAGAAGAAATTTTGCAAAAAATTGGTATTATTTGTAATAAAAATATGATTCCTTTTGACCAAGAGTCACCAGTTGTTACAAGTGGAATTCGTTTAGGAACAGCAGCAATGACAACACGTGGTTTTGGAAGTAAAGAATTCCAACAAATTGGAGAAATAATTTATCATGTTTTAAAAGAACCAACTGAAGAAAATATTACAAAATATCAAGAGGAAGTAAAAAAACTTCTGCATGATTTTCCAATTTATTTGAACTGAACTTTAGCCGAATAA
- the rplM gene encoding 50S ribosomal protein L13 — MRQTTILNSAKVEKKWYVIDAQGLVLGRLASKVAMILKGKNKPAYTPHVDCGDNVIILNADKVNFSGNKLKGKIYYHHSQHPGGLKRTIAKDMLVKKPIYPVEHAIKGMLPKNKLGSKLFRNLFVYAGNEHPHEAQQPIKLELTDK, encoded by the coding sequence ATGAGACAAACTACTATCTTGAATTCAGCAAAAGTTGAAAAAAAATGATATGTTATTGATGCTCAAGGTCTAGTTTTAGGACGTTTAGCAAGTAAAGTCGCAATGATCTTAAAAGGAAAAAATAAACCAGCGTATACACCTCATGTTGATTGTGGTGATAATGTTATTATTCTTAATGCTGATAAAGTTAATTTTTCAGGAAATAAATTAAAGGGTAAAATTTATTATCATCATTCACAACACCCAGGTGGTTTAAAACGCACAATAGCAAAAGATATGCTAGTTAAAAAACCAATTTATCCAGTTGAACACGCAATTAAAGGAATGTTACCAAAAAATAAATTAGGAAGCAAATTATTCCGTAATTTATTTGTTTATGCTGGTAACGAACATCCACATGAAGCACAACAACCAATTAAGTTAGAATTAACTGATAAATAA
- the rpsI gene encoding 30S ribosomal protein S9, giving the protein MAKKQEVIYRGTGRRKSSVAQVVLTPGKGNVVVNGKPALDFFPYATLVQDLEQPLEITGVKSEFDVRVKVSGGGFTGQAGATRLGIARALVEASQDYKTLLRHAGMLTRDARIKERKKYGLHGARRAPQYSKR; this is encoded by the coding sequence ATGGCAAAAAAACAAGAAGTTATTTATCGTGGAACAGGAAGAAGAAAATCTTCTGTTGCGCAAGTTGTATTAACTCCTGGTAAAGGGAATGTGGTTGTAAATGGGAAACCAGCGTTAGACTTTTTCCCATATGCAACATTAGTGCAGGATTTGGAACAACCTTTAGAAATTACTGGTGTAAAATCAGAATTTGATGTTCGTGTTAAAGTATCTGGTGGTGGTTTTACTGGACAAGCGGGAGCAACAAGATTAGGAATCGCAAGAGCACTAGTTGAAGCTTCACAAGATTATAAAACCTTATTAAGACATGCGGGAATGCTAACTCGTGATGCGCGTATTAAAGAACGTAAAAAATACGGGTTACACGGAGCAAGAAGAGCACCACAATACTCAAAAAGATAG
- a CDS encoding AAA domain-containing protein: protein MALTEFTIQGDKFNGKNLLLNLYFLTNAKSKFTDDDVKNLRLKNITTVNGLDLFLKKDIHIADFFVSLINDQAKIKKDKTGGTKELYDILIRFKSITGFDDILDPNLSLTILGDIDPQIGVVNVKNIFLTAMEKEKQEFETTATGVVLETADNFRLDDAKLRTIFDSNVFANMKFLISSFSEEKERWLQYLQFQSQNLEYKRNNSCLYLTRKLTEYVKIPKAVPTMETLHDERFLAHNFWYVNKKHFVNKNIKINASFEEVIIIELELILDDSNKYLVLRGLNNLSITGLQINRTYQKETPLTLFTFNFSDSYAQDGADIYDLGFNITVAKNNQKPNLTVVKELMKLYMIENNITKEKEIDPETIKLVADHLSKYQIINCFYEIKNEDDTPFKELDNMIPAYGYLTYIGKGDSTLIRRSNIILDKISKNDVANPYLINYIFNIEDVKLKSQQHLIALEQLHFASPNLNLNQKKALVKALNSQDIFLLQGPPGTGKTEFIAELVYQYVKLGKKVLVSSQNHTAIDNVLTRLYKTPMLVPLRLTGEEVRKKNRFNDFNPDKLIFNNYRFIYSHLMRQYLTKWDAIDSDYENQKNELQGLKARAKMLEKEIKDYNSWTQKVNELVAEQELLGNQKLEYETSNRRLKVEINNLDNVFEFLGNLNWEGMITTTGDLVTLFNKHFGALVQEKLGFQFDESYSLISIYQQLLTTVGTNDPLLTKKEQKLIELKNVNKEFRDDVWLEEFQTLQNEIMELKQQLSLKQENAIYQNRQQQFKKDLEKLRGQYVEQINNNEKLISQINVNKNEQEISYLEIELATLSSRINTLKVEIENIVNSINHIFNLNLIVKDITATINEIDKVINSIDHDMKTIINEKETKGSFVTNMITFLDKNYNIAVFLNQEGIQNDRFTPAMERDTVNYANQFLQDSVNVVAMTATSNQSYAQSKNKILQDYNIADIDIKKFGFDVVVIDEVSKLTPMEIFMPLVYGKAVVLVGDYRQLPPIMPYREEDVALINDIYNENYSYNDFLELVTNSMFKKIISKCDDSVKEILVNQYRSHEDIMRIVNVFYENQLQLGDQVNQNNEKQHYVTVENNQGLKIFDSKKAIYWIDSTKDEHQNFVYEQGESGSTSLFNWLEINLTIETLQLIEKGYSNLTTKLKKQPKVAVISFYGLHVKKLRKAISNLKFKNIKVDVSTVDDYQGRETEIVIVNTVRNPQKQLSANKEFIKKYERLNVAFSRAKNMLIIIGAINFFANIDVEIPTIINPNVTTTIKAYYEILRIIDNYGLIWYAKDLLS, encoded by the coding sequence ATGGCGTTAACAGAATTTACAATTCAAGGAGATAAATTTAATGGCAAGAATTTATTATTAAATTTATACTTTTTAACAAATGCGAAAAGTAAATTTACTGATGATGATGTTAAGAACCTACGCTTAAAAAATATTACAACAGTGAATGGATTAGATCTTTTTTTAAAAAAGGATATTCATATTGCGGATTTTTTTGTTAGTTTAATTAATGATCAGGCAAAGATTAAAAAAGATAAAACAGGAGGCACAAAAGAACTCTATGATATTTTAATTCGTTTTAAATCAATTACGGGATTTGATGATATTTTAGATCCAAACTTGTCATTAACAATTCTTGGTGATATTGACCCCCAAATTGGGGTTGTTAATGTTAAAAACATTTTTTTGACAGCAATGGAAAAAGAAAAACAGGAATTTGAAACAACAGCAACTGGTGTTGTCTTAGAAACGGCGGATAATTTTCGTCTTGATGACGCAAAGTTACGAACTATTTTTGATTCAAATGTTTTTGCCAATATGAAGTTTTTAATTTCATCTTTTTCTGAAGAAAAAGAACGCTGATTACAATACCTTCAATTTCAAAGCCAGAATTTAGAATATAAACGGAATAATTCGTGCTTATATTTAACACGAAAATTAACAGAATACGTCAAAATTCCGAAAGCAGTTCCAACAATGGAGACCTTACATGATGAACGCTTTTTAGCTCATAATTTTTGATATGTTAATAAAAAACATTTTGTTAATAAAAACATTAAAATTAACGCTTCCTTTGAAGAAGTAATTATTATTGAGTTAGAATTAATTTTAGATGATTCTAATAAATATCTTGTACTAAGAGGATTAAATAATTTAAGTATTACTGGATTACAGATTAATCGAACATATCAAAAAGAGACACCGTTAACATTATTTACCTTTAATTTTAGTGATAGTTATGCCCAAGATGGTGCGGATATTTATGATTTAGGGTTTAATATTACAGTAGCAAAAAATAATCAAAAGCCGAATCTTACTGTTGTTAAAGAATTAATGAAATTATATATGATTGAAAATAATATCACAAAAGAAAAAGAAATTGATCCAGAAACAATTAAATTAGTTGCTGATCATCTAAGTAAATATCAAATTATTAATTGTTTCTATGAAATAAAAAATGAGGATGATACGCCATTCAAAGAATTAGATAACATGATTCCTGCTTATGGTTATTTAACTTATATTGGCAAAGGAGATTCAACGTTAATTCGTCGAAGCAATATCATTTTAGATAAAATTAGTAAAAATGATGTTGCTAACCCTTATTTAATTAATTATATTTTTAATATTGAAGATGTTAAATTAAAATCACAGCAGCATTTGATCGCGTTAGAGCAATTACATTTTGCTTCTCCTAATTTGAATTTAAATCAAAAAAAAGCACTAGTTAAAGCACTTAATTCACAAGACATTTTTTTATTACAAGGACCACCGGGAACAGGGAAAACAGAGTTTATTGCCGAATTAGTCTATCAGTATGTTAAACTGGGAAAAAAAGTTTTGGTGTCTTCGCAAAATCATACTGCGATTGATAATGTTTTAACAAGATTATATAAGACACCAATGTTAGTGCCGTTACGTTTAACGGGCGAAGAAGTTCGTAAAAAGAATCGTTTTAATGATTTTAATCCAGACAAATTAATTTTCAATAATTATCGCTTCATTTATTCACATTTAATGCGTCAGTACTTAACAAAATGAGATGCCATTGATTCTGATTATGAAAATCAAAAAAATGAGTTGCAAGGTCTTAAAGCTCGAGCAAAGATGCTTGAAAAGGAAATTAAAGATTATAATAGTTGAACCCAAAAGGTGAATGAGTTAGTTGCAGAGCAAGAATTATTAGGGAACCAAAAATTAGAATATGAAACTAGTAATCGAAGATTAAAAGTTGAAATTAACAATCTTGATAATGTGTTCGAATTTTTAGGTAATTTAAATTGAGAAGGGATGATTACTACAACAGGAGATTTGGTTACATTATTTAATAAGCATTTTGGTGCTTTAGTTCAAGAAAAGTTAGGTTTTCAATTTGATGAATCATATTCTTTAATAAGTATCTATCAACAATTATTAACAACAGTGGGGACTAATGATCCATTATTAACAAAAAAAGAACAAAAGTTAATAGAATTAAAAAATGTTAATAAAGAGTTTCGTGATGATGTTTGACTTGAAGAATTTCAAACGCTACAAAATGAAATCATGGAATTAAAACAGCAACTTTCATTAAAACAAGAAAATGCTATTTATCAAAATCGACAGCAGCAATTTAAAAAGGACCTTGAGAAGTTAAGAGGACAGTATGTCGAACAAATTAATAATAATGAAAAATTAATAAGTCAGATTAATGTTAATAAAAATGAACAAGAAATATCATATTTAGAAATAGAACTTGCAACATTAAGTAGTCGCATCAATACTTTAAAAGTTGAAATTGAAAATATTGTTAATAGTATTAATCATATTTTTAACTTAAACTTAATCGTAAAAGATATTACGGCAACAATTAATGAAATTGATAAGGTTATTAATAGTATTGACCATGATATGAAAACTATTATTAATGAGAAAGAAACAAAGGGTAGTTTTGTTACCAATATGATTACTTTCTTAGATAAAAATTATAATATTGCCGTTTTTTTAAATCAAGAAGGAATTCAAAATGATCGTTTTACTCCAGCAATGGAACGTGATACTGTGAACTATGCTAATCAGTTTCTACAAGATAGTGTTAATGTTGTCGCAATGACCGCAACTTCTAATCAGTCATATGCTCAAAGTAAAAATAAGATTTTACAAGATTATAATATTGCGGATATTGATATTAAAAAATTTGGATTTGACGTTGTTGTGATTGATGAGGTAAGTAAATTAACGCCAATGGAAATTTTTATGCCATTAGTATATGGAAAAGCTGTTGTTTTAGTTGGCGATTATCGTCAGTTACCACCAATTATGCCATATCGAGAAGAAGATGTTGCTTTGATCAACGATATTTATAATGAAAATTATAGTTACAATGATTTCTTAGAGTTAGTAACTAATTCAATGTTTAAAAAAATTATTTCAAAATGTGATGATTCAGTTAAAGAAATTTTAGTTAATCAATATCGTAGTCATGAGGACATTATGCGAATTGTCAATGTTTTTTATGAAAATCAGTTACAGTTAGGTGATCAAGTCAATCAAAATAATGAGAAGCAACATTATGTTACTGTTGAAAATAACCAAGGGCTAAAAATTTTTGACAGTAAAAAGGCGATTTATTGAATTGATTCAACAAAAGATGAGCACCAAAATTTTGTTTATGAGCAAGGTGAAAGTGGTAGTACTAGTCTTTTTAATTGGTTAGAAATTAATTTAACAATTGAAACACTGCAGTTAATTGAAAAAGGATATAGTAATTTAACAACTAAATTAAAAAAACAGCCAAAAGTGGCAGTGATTAGTTTTTATGGATTGCATGTAAAAAAACTACGAAAAGCTATTAGTAATTTAAAATTTAAAAATATTAAAGTTGATGTTTCAACTGTTGATGATTATCAAGGACGTGAAACCGAAATTGTTATTGTCAATACTGTTCGTAATCCCCAAAAACAACTGAGTGCTAATAAGGAATTTATTAAAAAATATGAGCGATTAAATGTTGCTTTTTCACGGGCAAAGAATATGCTAATTATTATTGGAGCAATTAATTTCTTTGCTAATATTGATGTTGAGATTCCAACAATTATTAATCCGAATGTCACAACAACAATTAAAGCATATTATGAAATTTTACGAATTATTGATAATTATGGTCTTATTTGATATGCAAAAGATTTGTTATCATAG
- a CDS encoding ABC transporter ATP-binding protein, protein MEKNNNFTELAINITNLSQSFSKKTIFTNMNLAIPKGSFYGILGHNGAGKTTLIKTILGAFPHQKGSIHINGLDNTNPLSRQKIGYTPEKTVFLSKIYLFDYLKMWCILEQDKIEKEEIKDMIDFFKLKPFQSLNTLSTGMAKKVVLAQCFLSKHDIYILDEPTDGLDAVTRKIIIDLLVSLHKNGKTIIIIITHILNEFANYIDHFIILDHGQIIAQKEKKNTAIWDIQAEYEKYYALDKASVYQKIKEMSEE, encoded by the coding sequence ATGGAAAAAAACAATAATTTCACAGAACTGGCAATTAATATCACCAATTTATCTCAATCATTCTCGAAAAAAACAATTTTTACTAACATGAATCTTGCGATTCCGAAAGGAAGTTTTTATGGAATTTTAGGTCATAATGGGGCTGGAAAAACAACATTGATTAAAACTATTCTTGGTGCATTTCCCCATCAAAAGGGAAGCATTCATATCAACGGATTAGACAATACCAATCCTTTATCAAGACAAAAAATTGGTTATACTCCAGAAAAAACTGTTTTCTTATCTAAAATTTATCTTTTTGATTATCTTAAAATGTGATGTATATTAGAACAAGATAAAATTGAAAAAGAAGAAATTAAGGATATGATTGATTTTTTTAAGTTAAAACCATTTCAATCTTTAAATACTTTATCAACAGGAATGGCCAAAAAGGTAGTTTTAGCACAATGTTTTTTATCAAAACATGATATTTATATCTTAGATGAACCAACAGACGGTTTAGATGCTGTAACCCGTAAAATTATAATTGATTTATTAGTTAGCTTACATAAGAATGGTAAGACAATTATTATTATTATTACCCACATTCTTAACGAATTTGCCAATTATATCGATCATTTTATTATTTTAGATCATGGCCAAATTATTGCTCAAAAAGAAAAAAAGAATACTGCAATCTGAGACATTCAAGCTGAATATGAGAAATATTATGCCCTTGATAAAGCAAGTGTTTATCAAAAAATAAAGGAAATGAGTGAAGAATAA